In the genome of Polaribacter atrinae, one region contains:
- a CDS encoding patatin-like phospholipase family protein codes for MLKNYSDQLSKLNVNIPINLVLSGGGIKCAAHLALIEKIEELGLQINAISGSSGGALVASLYASGISTQEILEIFKRTSLFKFSFFSITKAGLFDTFLFKTIIENKIKDKFSDLEIPIYITASNMQNGKVRYFSKGKLLKPLLASCAIPGIFTPIIINKTLYSDGGILDNFPIKPFLKSGLPIVGSYVAEPATKTPLQLNSTFKVIAHATYLKAHAAESFKFAATKMTVSFPLSEYSGLDNKDSEKIYTICKLYLDGV; via the coding sequence GTGCTTAAAAATTACAGTGACCAACTTTCTAAATTAAATGTAAACATTCCTATAAACTTAGTGTTATCTGGAGGAGGCATAAAATGTGCTGCACATTTGGCTTTGATTGAAAAAATAGAAGAGTTGGGTTTACAAATAAATGCTATTTCTGGAAGTAGTGGAGGCGCTTTGGTGGCCTCTTTATATGCTTCTGGTATTTCTACGCAAGAAATTTTAGAGATCTTTAAAAGAACGAGTCTTTTTAAATTTTCATTTTTTAGCATTACAAAAGCAGGTCTTTTTGATACTTTCTTATTCAAAACGATTATAGAAAATAAAATAAAAGATAAATTTAGCGACTTAGAGATTCCTATTTATATTACTGCCTCTAACATGCAAAATGGCAAAGTACGTTATTTTAGTAAAGGTAAATTATTAAAACCATTGTTGGCTTCTTGTGCTATTCCTGGTATTTTTACTCCGATTATCATCAATAAAACGTTGTATTCCGATGGCGGAATTTTAGATAATTTTCCAATTAAACCCTTTCTAAAATCAGGATTACCCATTGTAGGCAGTTATGTTGCGGAGCCTGCCACTAAAACTCCTTTACAATTAAATTCTACTTTTAAGGTAATTGCACATGCAACCTATTTAAAAGCACATGCTGCAGAAAGTTTTAAGTTTGCAGCCACAAAAATGACGGTTAGTTTTCCGTTGTCTGAGTATTCTGGATTGGATAATAAAGATTCAGAGAAAATCTATACTATTTGTAAATTGTATTTGGATGGGGTTTAA
- a CDS encoding TolC family protein — translation MKLYILVASLLFVQFSFAQEVSTNSATKVWSLQDCIDYALENNITVKDAVLNKNIAEIDYNQAKSSRLPNLFGNASQSFSNGNTIDPITSSYVTDQIHSTNVGINTSMTLFQGNQITNQIAQNKILFNQSVFEAEVAENNIVLNILETYLQTLYSKESIVTAENNLLASETEVLRAKSRLDAGNIALSDYTEAQSQAATNKYNVIAAKNNYQQYIIALKQLLELSPIQDIEIETIDENMDLVNIELNKADVYEKALGILPEIQSSNLTIEANKKQLDIAKGGFLPTLALSGSLGSGYTSINDNNFSDQFDVNFNQKLGLSLTIPIFNRNQTKSAVQTATINIEKAEIQKLSTEKEVYRKVETAYQNALSAQEQVIAAEASKVAAEQSYKLSQKKYELGALSTSDLVISQNTFTNAQQNYLQSKYLNILYHQLLQFYQGNDIKL, via the coding sequence ATGAAATTATATATACTCGTAGCAAGCTTACTATTTGTGCAGTTTTCTTTTGCACAAGAAGTATCTACAAATTCGGCAACAAAAGTATGGTCTTTACAAGATTGTATTGATTATGCTTTAGAAAACAACATTACAGTAAAAGACGCTGTACTAAATAAAAACATTGCAGAGATAGATTATAACCAAGCAAAATCTTCTCGATTACCAAATTTATTTGGAAATGCATCGCAAAGTTTTTCTAACGGAAATACTATTGACCCAATTACAAGTAGTTATGTAACAGATCAAATACATAGTACAAATGTAGGTATCAATACTTCTATGACGTTGTTTCAAGGAAATCAAATAACCAATCAAATAGCACAAAATAAGATTTTATTTAACCAAAGTGTATTTGAAGCAGAAGTAGCAGAAAACAATATTGTATTAAATATTTTAGAAACGTATTTACAAACATTGTATAGCAAAGAGAGTATTGTTACTGCAGAAAATAACTTGTTGGCTTCAGAAACAGAAGTGTTAAGAGCAAAGTCACGTTTAGATGCCGGAAACATTGCGTTAAGCGATTATACCGAAGCTCAAAGTCAGGCTGCTACAAATAAATACAATGTTATTGCTGCTAAAAACAACTATCAACAATACATTATTGCTTTAAAACAATTACTAGAATTATCACCAATTCAAGATATAGAAATTGAAACTATTGATGAAAACATGGATTTGGTAAATATAGAATTAAACAAAGCAGATGTGTATGAAAAAGCATTGGGGATTTTACCAGAAATACAATCTAGCAATCTAACTATTGAAGCGAATAAAAAACAATTAGACATTGCAAAAGGAGGGTTTTTACCAACACTGGCCTTATCAGGAAGTTTAGGTTCTGGATATACAAGTATCAACGATAATAATTTTTCAGATCAGTTTGATGTCAATTTCAATCAGAAATTAGGGTTGTCATTAACGATTCCGATTTTTAATAGAAATCAAACTAAAAGTGCGGTACAAACGGCAACCATCAACATAGAAAAAGCAGAAATACAAAAGTTATCTACAGAAAAAGAAGTGTACAGAAAAGTAGAAACAGCATATCAAAATGCATTGTCTGCGCAAGAGCAAGTAATTGCCGCAGAAGCTTCTAAAGTAGCAGCTGAACAATCTTATAAACTATCACAAAAAAAATACGAATTAGGTGCTTTAAGTACTTCAGATTTAGTGATTAGTCAAAACACCTTTACCAATGCACAACAAAACTATTTACAATCTAAATACTTAAATATTTTATACCATCAATTATTACAATTTTACCAAGGAAACGATATCAAACTTTAA
- a CDS encoding efflux RND transporter periplasmic adaptor subunit, which yields MKKNKNIIIISIAVIVLAIVGYSFINSDDAIVIEAKTVLAKKENVTTMVTATGTIEPITQVEVGTQVSGVVEKIYVDYNSVVKEGQLIAELDKTNLNASKTQAQAAYDNAVSQRNYMKTIFDRQESLYNNQVISKADFDDAQYNYQTAKGTVTQRYSDLQQARTNLGYANIYSPIDGVVLSRAIDEGQTVAASLSTPTLFTIAQDLKEMQVEADVDEADIGQVKNGQRVEFTVDAYIGETFKGVVTQVRLDPTVTSNVVTYTVVIKADNPDLKLKPGLTATISIFTLELNNVLTAEAKAINFKPEAAILSTYNAQHQLAENNSNISTDDTTLWVLENNGAITSKTVTLGASDGVNVQLLSGVSEGDKLVYNLKEISKSEVKKGGTSESPFMPQRPGGKKK from the coding sequence ATGAAAAAAAATAAAAACATAATCATCATAAGCATTGCAGTTATTGTACTTGCTATTGTAGGATACTCTTTTATAAATAGCGATGATGCTATAGTAATAGAAGCAAAAACAGTGCTAGCAAAAAAAGAAAATGTAACTACTATGGTTACTGCAACCGGAACTATAGAACCAATTACGCAAGTAGAAGTAGGGACACAAGTCTCTGGAGTTGTAGAGAAAATATATGTAGATTATAACAGTGTTGTTAAAGAAGGTCAGTTAATTGCAGAGTTGGATAAAACCAATTTGAATGCATCTAAAACACAAGCTCAAGCAGCGTATGACAATGCCGTAAGTCAAAGAAATTACATGAAGACGATTTTTGATAGACAAGAAAGTCTATACAATAATCAGGTAATTAGTAAAGCAGATTTTGATGATGCACAATACAATTATCAAACGGCAAAAGGGACAGTAACACAACGTTATTCAGATTTGCAACAAGCCAGAACTAATTTAGGATATGCTAATATTTATTCGCCTATAGACGGAGTTGTGCTATCTAGAGCTATTGATGAAGGACAAACGGTTGCAGCAAGTTTAAGTACGCCAACACTATTTACCATTGCACAAGATTTAAAAGAAATGCAAGTAGAAGCAGATGTAGATGAAGCAGATATTGGACAGGTTAAAAATGGACAAAGAGTAGAATTTACTGTAGATGCTTACATTGGAGAAACTTTTAAAGGTGTTGTAACGCAAGTAAGATTAGATCCAACAGTTACTTCTAATGTGGTAACGTATACGGTTGTAATTAAAGCTGATAACCCAGACTTAAAACTAAAACCAGGCCTAACAGCAACCATTTCTATTTTTACTTTAGAATTAAATAATGTGTTAACTGCAGAAGCGAAAGCGATTAACTTTAAACCTGAAGCAGCCATTTTATCGACTTATAATGCACAACATCAATTAGCAGAAAACAATAGCAATATATCTACTGATGATACAACGCTTTGGGTATTAGAAAATAACGGAGCTATTACTTCTAAAACAGTAACACTTGGCGCAAGTGATGGAGTAAATGTACAATTATTAAGTGGAGTATCTGAAGGAGATAAATTAGTTTATAACTTAAAAGAGATCAGTAAATCTGAAGTTAAAAAAGGAGGAACTAGCGAAAGTCCATTTATGCCACAACGTCCCGGAGGGAAGAAAAAATAA
- a CDS encoding ABC transporter ATP-binding protein gives MSKEIIKIEDLKRQFTMGTETVHALRGISFDIKEGEFVTIMGSSGSGKSTMLNILGCLDQPTSGIYEIDGVKVKDLSRNELATIRNEKIGFIFQSYNLLARTSAIENVELPLLYNSNVSTEERRERAIKALKMVGLGERMDHTPSQLSGGQQQRVAIARSLVNNPVMILADEATGNLDTRTSYEIMSLFQELNKQGITITFVTHEPDIATFSNRTIVLKDGHVIKDYQNDNIQSAANELAKLPKQDD, from the coding sequence ATGAGTAAAGAAATCATTAAAATAGAAGATTTAAAACGACAGTTTACCATGGGTACCGAAACGGTGCATGCACTTAGAGGTATTTCATTTGATATAAAAGAAGGCGAGTTTGTTACTATTATGGGATCTAGTGGTTCTGGTAAAAGTACCATGTTAAATATCTTAGGATGTTTAGATCAACCCACTTCTGGTATTTATGAGATTGATGGGGTAAAAGTGAAAGACTTAAGTAGAAATGAATTGGCAACGATAAGAAATGAAAAAATAGGATTCATTTTTCAATCCTACAATTTATTGGCAAGAACATCTGCCATAGAAAACGTAGAGTTACCTTTATTATACAACAGTAACGTTTCTACAGAAGAACGAAGAGAGCGTGCTATAAAAGCCTTAAAAATGGTTGGTTTAGGAGAGCGAATGGATCATACACCATCTCAACTTTCTGGAGGACAACAACAGCGTGTGGCTATTGCAAGATCTTTGGTAAATAACCCTGTAATGATTCTTGCTGATGAAGCTACAGGGAACTTAGATACTAGAACGTCTTACGAAATTATGTCCTTATTTCAAGAGTTAAATAAACAAGGTATTACGATTACTTTTGTAACACATGAGCCAGATATAGCAACGTTTAGTAACAGAACCATTGTATTAAAAGATGGGCATGTTATTAAAGATTATCAAAATGATAATATTCAATCTGCAGCAAACGAATTAGCAAAATTACCTAAACAAGACGATTAG
- a CDS encoding ABC transporter permease encodes MRLLNLFKIATKAIILNKTRTLLTMLGIIIGVASVITMLAIGEGSKESIRTTISAMGSNMITIKAGADTRGGVRQAASVMESLTLSDYEAIKNQSTLLSYSTPMVNGGGQVINGSNNWPSTIYGVNPDYLKIKVVDLQSGSMFTDTEVKTASKVAIIGQTVVENVFPDGKEPVGQMIRFNNIPFKVIGVLEEKGENTFGQDQDDVVIAPYTTVQKRILAIDHLNQIMASSISEEDAPSAVIEVSEILRTQHKLTATEDDDFSVRSMEELISTFSSTSEMLTLLLVAVASISLLIGGIGIMNIMYVSVKERTKEIGLRMAVGAKGADILMQFLIEAILISITGGVLGVLLGLASTVFIEKFLNWPTSVALYSIIISFAVCAVTGIFFGWYPARKASALDPITALRYE; translated from the coding sequence ATGAGACTATTAAATTTATTTAAAATCGCAACAAAAGCCATCATTCTTAATAAAACAAGAACGTTATTAACCATGCTGGGGATTATTATAGGTGTAGCATCTGTTATTACTATGTTGGCCATTGGAGAAGGATCTAAAGAAAGTATTAGAACAACCATTTCTGCCATGGGATCTAATATGATTACTATAAAAGCCGGAGCAGATACACGTGGTGGTGTTAGACAAGCAGCAAGTGTTATGGAATCGCTTACTTTGAGTGATTATGAGGCGATTAAAAATCAATCGACCTTGCTAAGTTATAGTACTCCAATGGTGAATGGCGGCGGACAAGTCATTAACGGATCTAACAACTGGCCAAGTACCATTTATGGTGTAAATCCAGATTATTTAAAGATTAAAGTCGTCGATTTACAAAGCGGAAGTATGTTTACAGATACAGAAGTTAAAACGGCATCTAAAGTTGCTATAATAGGTCAAACTGTGGTAGAAAATGTTTTTCCTGATGGTAAAGAACCAGTGGGGCAAATGATTCGTTTTAATAACATTCCGTTTAAAGTGATTGGTGTTTTAGAAGAAAAAGGAGAAAACACCTTTGGGCAAGACCAAGATGATGTAGTAATTGCACCTTATACAACGGTTCAAAAACGTATTTTGGCTATAGATCACTTAAATCAAATTATGGCTTCTTCCATTAGCGAAGAAGACGCACCGAGTGCCGTGATAGAAGTTTCTGAAATTTTACGTACGCAACACAAACTAACCGCTACAGAAGATGATGATTTTAGTGTGCGTTCTATGGAAGAATTGATTTCTACATTTAGTTCTACAAGTGAAATGTTAACCTTACTTTTAGTAGCCGTGGCGAGTATTTCTTTGTTGATTGGAGGTATCGGAATTATGAATATTATGTATGTTTCTGTAAAAGAACGTACCAAAGAGATTGGTTTAAGAATGGCAGTAGGAGCAAAGGGAGCAGATATTTTAATGCAGTTTTTAATTGAAGCAATTCTAATAAGTATTACTGGTGGCGTTTTAGGAGTTTTACTAGGCTTAGCATCTACCGTGTTTATAGAAAAATTCTTAAACTGGCCTACAAGTGTTGCTTTATATTCTATTATAATTTCTTTTGCAGTATGTGCTGTAACAGGTATTTTCTTCGGATGGTATCCTGCAAGAAAAGCATCGGCATTAGACCCAATTACGGCCTTACGTTATGAATAA
- a CDS encoding MFS transporter — MSKNLSNSVLYLMSISAGLVVANLYYNQPLLHQMVVEFGVSESAISNVPLATQLGYAFGLLFIVPLGDKVSNKKILQFDFALMIVSLIAASLSNTLYLLIISSFFIGFSSAIPQLFVPMVAQLSDDKGRGRAIGIVMSGLLIGILGSRVLSGIIGKWFGWRFMFSAATVLMVLLFILLQYKLPKIKPNYKGSYGSLLKSIGHYFKTEPSLRLAALRGALGFAGLSVFWTTFVFLMEDHFGYDSDIAGAFGVFGIVGALGATVVGKMNDKYDRKSMIIFSTILLMVSWLIFLFSGYSLIGLAVGVIIVDLGLQILHITNQVTIFSKNPEARNRVNTVYMVGFFIGGAFGTFLGAYAWENHGWQGVSILGLLITVSILIAQFVFEPKHQA; from the coding sequence ATGAGTAAAAATTTATCAAATTCAGTATTATATTTAATGAGTATATCTGCTGGACTTGTTGTAGCAAACCTCTATTACAACCAACCACTTCTGCATCAAATGGTTGTTGAGTTTGGTGTAAGTGAATCTGCCATAAGTAATGTGCCTTTAGCAACACAATTGGGGTATGCTTTTGGCTTGTTGTTTATCGTTCCACTAGGAGATAAGGTTTCTAACAAAAAAATATTACAGTTTGATTTTGCTTTAATGATAGTATCATTAATTGCGGCATCCTTGTCAAATACCTTGTATCTGTTAATTATAAGTAGTTTTTTTATTGGTTTTTCATCGGCTATACCACAATTATTTGTGCCTATGGTTGCTCAATTATCAGATGATAAAGGTCGTGGACGTGCTATTGGTATTGTAATGAGCGGTTTATTGATTGGTATTTTAGGTAGCCGAGTATTAAGTGGAATTATAGGTAAATGGTTTGGATGGAGATTTATGTTTTCTGCTGCAACTGTACTTATGGTATTGTTGTTTATTTTACTTCAGTATAAATTACCAAAAATTAAACCTAATTACAAAGGGAGTTATGGCAGTTTATTAAAATCTATAGGACATTACTTTAAAACAGAACCTTCGTTACGATTAGCGGCATTGCGTGGTGCACTTGGTTTTGCAGGATTGAGTGTTTTTTGGACCACCTTTGTTTTTTTGATGGAAGATCATTTTGGATATGATAGTGATATTGCTGGTGCTTTTGGTGTTTTTGGTATTGTTGGAGCCCTTGGAGCAACTGTTGTAGGAAAAATGAATGATAAATATGATAGAAAAAGTATGATTATCTTCTCTACCATATTATTGATGGTTTCTTGGTTGATTTTCTTATTTTCTGGATACTCTCTAATCGGGTTAGCAGTGGGTGTAATTATTGTAGATTTGGGTTTACAAATTTTACATATTACAAACCAGGTAACTATTTTTTCTAAAAATCCAGAAGCTAGAAATCGAGTGAATACGGTTTATATGGTCGGTTTTTTTATAGGTGGTGCTTTTGGTACTTTTTTAGGAGCTTATGCCTGGGAAAACCATGGTTGGCAAGGCGTTTCTATATTAGGCCTTTTAATAACGGTTAGTATTTTAATAGCTCAATTTGTATTTGAACCTAAACATCAAGCATAA
- the blaOXA gene encoding class D beta-lactamase yields the protein MKIIILKIFLVVIILVSCNEKAKTKEILKPEFQSIISSSNVNGSILIYDLHKDLFYSNNFDWAKTGRLPASTFKIPNSIIALETKVVENDSTLFKWNGENRAYKMWEQDLILRNAFQYSCVPCYQEIANKIGEKRMNKYLKKLQFGDMNVTSKNLDIFWLEGESRINQFQQIDFLIRFVNSELKISKRTEEILKRISFIEENERYRLYGKTGLSVRNGNYNGWFVGYRKSKNNTYFFAINIEPNENTNKELFPKLRKEITLKALDLMK from the coding sequence GTAGTAATCATTTTAGTTTCTTGTAATGAAAAAGCTAAAACAAAAGAAATACTTAAACCTGAGTTTCAATCAATTATTAGTTCAAGTAATGTAAATGGATCTATTTTAATTTATGATCTACATAAAGATTTATTTTACTCTAATAACTTTGATTGGGCTAAAACTGGACGATTACCCGCATCTACATTTAAAATTCCGAATTCTATAATTGCTTTAGAAACTAAAGTTGTAGAAAATGATAGTACATTGTTCAAATGGAATGGAGAAAATAGAGCTTATAAAATGTGGGAACAAGATTTAATATTAAGAAATGCTTTTCAATATTCTTGTGTTCCTTGTTATCAAGAAATTGCTAATAAAATTGGAGAAAAAAGAATGAATAAATATCTTAAAAAATTACAATTTGGAGATATGAATGTTACCTCTAAAAATTTAGATATCTTTTGGTTGGAAGGAGAGTCAAGAATTAATCAATTTCAACAGATAGATTTTTTAATACGTTTTGTTAATTCAGAGTTAAAAATTTCTAAAAGAACTGAAGAAATCCTAAAAAGAATATCTTTTATTGAAGAAAACGAAAGATATAGATTATATGGAAAAACAGGTTTATCAGTTAGAAATGGAAATTATAATGGTTGGTTTGTAGGGTATCGTAAATCGAAAAATAACACGTATTTTTTTGCTATTAATATTGAACCTAATGAAAATACGAATAAAGAATTATTTCCAAAATTAAGAAAAGAAATCACTCTTAAAGCTTTAGATCTTATGAAATAA